A section of the Falco peregrinus isolate bFalPer1 chromosome 3, bFalPer1.pri, whole genome shotgun sequence genome encodes:
- the HNF4G gene encoding hepatocyte nuclear factor 4-gamma isoform X2 translates to MSAADNGVSSLCAICGDRATGKHYGASSCDGCKGFFRRSIRKNHVYTCRFNRQCIVDKDKRNQCRYCRLKKCFRAGMKKEAVQNERDRISTRRNTFDGCNIPSISTLSQAETLSRQISVASPGASTDINVKKIAGISDVCESMKQQLLVLVEWAKYIPGFCELPLDDQVALLRAHAGEHLLLGAAKRSMAYKDILLLGNNYIIHRNSTEVEISRVANRILDELVRPFQEIQIDDNEYACLKAIVFFDPDAKGLSNPMKIKNMRFQVQISLEDYINDRQYDSRGRFGELLLLLPTLQSITWQMIEQIQLVKLFGIVKIDSLLQEMLLGGTSNDASHLHHPIHPHLAQDPLTGQTILISSMSAPLHTEQISTPETPLPSPPQGSGQEYKMSTNQASVIAQQSILKQKPL, encoded by the exons ATGAGTGCTGCTGACAACGGGGTCAGTAGTCTCTGTGCAATATGTGGAGACCGAGCGACTGGAAAACATTATGGTGCTTCCAGCTGTGATGGATGCAAGGGATTCTTTAGACGCAGTATACGGAAAAATCATGTCTATACATGCAG ATTTAACCGGCAATGTATTGTTGACAAGGACAAAAGGAATCAATGCAGATATTGTcgtttaaaaaagtgttttcgagcaggaatgaaaaaagaag CTGTACAAAATGAACGGGACAGGATAAGCACAAGAAGAAACACTTTTGATGGCTGCAACATTCCCTCTATTAGCACATTGTCACAAGCTGAGACACTCTCCCGTCAG ATCTCAGTCGCCAGTCCTGGTGCTAGCACTGACATAAATGTTAAGAAAATTGCTGGTATTAGTGATGTCTGTGAATCTATGAAGCAACAACTTTTGGTGCTGGTGGAATGGGCTAAATATATTCCAGGTTTCTGTGAGTTACCACTGGATGACCAG gttGCCCTGCTAAGAGCACATGCTGGGGAACACCTGTTGCTTGGAGCAGCAAAGCGGTCCATGGCGTATAAGGACATTTTACTTTTAG GCAACAATTACATAATCCATCGCAACAGTACTGAAGTAGAAATCAGCCGAGTGGCAAATCGGATTCTGGATGAATTAGTTCGACCCTTCCAGGAAATTCAAATAGATGACAATGAGTATGCTTGCTTGAAAGCAATTGTGTTTTTTGATCCAG aTGCAAAAGGCCTGAGTAATCCAATGAAGATTAAGAACATGCGGTTCCAAGTCCAGATCAGTTTAGAGGATTATATTAATGACCGTCAGTATGACTCCCGAGGAAGATTTGGTGAACTTCTGCTTCTACTGCCCACACTCCAGAGCATCACTTGGCAAATGATTGAGCAAATACAATTGGTTAAACTATTTGGAATTGTTAAAATTGACAGTTTACTTCAGGAAATGTTACTGGGAG GTACTTCTAATGATGCCAGTCATCTGCATCATCCAATACATCCTCACTTAGCCCAAGATCCATTAACTGGCCAAACTATCCTCATAAGTTCAATGTCTGCTCCTTTACATACAGAACAGATTT CAACTCCAGAAACTCCATtaccttcccctcctcagggctCTGGGCAAGAATACAAAATGTCTACAAATCAGGCTTCAGTCATTGCACAGCAAtctattttgaaacaaaaaccaTTGTGA
- the HNF4G gene encoding hepatocyte nuclear factor 4-gamma isoform X3, translating into MPCVPTPEQWTCAEILLFREDSSGEAVNMSAADNGVSSLCAICGDRATGKHYGASSCDGCKGFFRRSIRKNHVYTCRFNRQCIVDKDKRNQCRYCRLKKCFRAGMKKEAVQNERDRISTRRNTFDGCNIPSISTLSQAETLSRQVALLRAHAGEHLLLGAAKRSMAYKDILLLGNNYIIHRNSTEVEISRVANRILDELVRPFQEIQIDDNEYACLKAIVFFDPDAKGLSNPMKIKNMRFQVQISLEDYINDRQYDSRGRFGELLLLLPTLQSITWQMIEQIQLVKLFGIVKIDSLLQEMLLGGTSNDASHLHHPIHPHLAQDPLTGQTILISSMSAPLHTEQISTPETPLPSPPQGSGQEYKMSTNQASVIAQQSILKQKPL; encoded by the exons ACAGTTCAGGAGAAGCTGTCAACATGAGTGCTGCTGACAACGGGGTCAGTAGTCTCTGTGCAATATGTGGAGACCGAGCGACTGGAAAACATTATGGTGCTTCCAGCTGTGATGGATGCAAGGGATTCTTTAGACGCAGTATACGGAAAAATCATGTCTATACATGCAG ATTTAACCGGCAATGTATTGTTGACAAGGACAAAAGGAATCAATGCAGATATTGTcgtttaaaaaagtgttttcgagcaggaatgaaaaaagaag CTGTACAAAATGAACGGGACAGGATAAGCACAAGAAGAAACACTTTTGATGGCTGCAACATTCCCTCTATTAGCACATTGTCACAAGCTGAGACACTCTCCCGTCAG gttGCCCTGCTAAGAGCACATGCTGGGGAACACCTGTTGCTTGGAGCAGCAAAGCGGTCCATGGCGTATAAGGACATTTTACTTTTAG GCAACAATTACATAATCCATCGCAACAGTACTGAAGTAGAAATCAGCCGAGTGGCAAATCGGATTCTGGATGAATTAGTTCGACCCTTCCAGGAAATTCAAATAGATGACAATGAGTATGCTTGCTTGAAAGCAATTGTGTTTTTTGATCCAG aTGCAAAAGGCCTGAGTAATCCAATGAAGATTAAGAACATGCGGTTCCAAGTCCAGATCAGTTTAGAGGATTATATTAATGACCGTCAGTATGACTCCCGAGGAAGATTTGGTGAACTTCTGCTTCTACTGCCCACACTCCAGAGCATCACTTGGCAAATGATTGAGCAAATACAATTGGTTAAACTATTTGGAATTGTTAAAATTGACAGTTTACTTCAGGAAATGTTACTGGGAG GTACTTCTAATGATGCCAGTCATCTGCATCATCCAATACATCCTCACTTAGCCCAAGATCCATTAACTGGCCAAACTATCCTCATAAGTTCAATGTCTGCTCCTTTACATACAGAACAGATTT CAACTCCAGAAACTCCATtaccttcccctcctcagggctCTGGGCAAGAATACAAAATGTCTACAAATCAGGCTTCAGTCATTGCACAGCAAtctattttgaaacaaaaaccaTTGTGA
- the HNF4G gene encoding hepatocyte nuclear factor 4-gamma isoform X1, with protein MPCVPTPEQWTCAEILLFREDSSGEAVNMSAADNGVSSLCAICGDRATGKHYGASSCDGCKGFFRRSIRKNHVYTCRFNRQCIVDKDKRNQCRYCRLKKCFRAGMKKEAVQNERDRISTRRNTFDGCNIPSISTLSQAETLSRQISVASPGASTDINVKKIAGISDVCESMKQQLLVLVEWAKYIPGFCELPLDDQVALLRAHAGEHLLLGAAKRSMAYKDILLLGNNYIIHRNSTEVEISRVANRILDELVRPFQEIQIDDNEYACLKAIVFFDPDAKGLSNPMKIKNMRFQVQISLEDYINDRQYDSRGRFGELLLLLPTLQSITWQMIEQIQLVKLFGIVKIDSLLQEMLLGGTSNDASHLHHPIHPHLAQDPLTGQTILISSMSAPLHTEQISTPETPLPSPPQGSGQEYKMSTNQASVIAQQSILKQKPL; from the exons ACAGTTCAGGAGAAGCTGTCAACATGAGTGCTGCTGACAACGGGGTCAGTAGTCTCTGTGCAATATGTGGAGACCGAGCGACTGGAAAACATTATGGTGCTTCCAGCTGTGATGGATGCAAGGGATTCTTTAGACGCAGTATACGGAAAAATCATGTCTATACATGCAG ATTTAACCGGCAATGTATTGTTGACAAGGACAAAAGGAATCAATGCAGATATTGTcgtttaaaaaagtgttttcgagcaggaatgaaaaaagaag CTGTACAAAATGAACGGGACAGGATAAGCACAAGAAGAAACACTTTTGATGGCTGCAACATTCCCTCTATTAGCACATTGTCACAAGCTGAGACACTCTCCCGTCAG ATCTCAGTCGCCAGTCCTGGTGCTAGCACTGACATAAATGTTAAGAAAATTGCTGGTATTAGTGATGTCTGTGAATCTATGAAGCAACAACTTTTGGTGCTGGTGGAATGGGCTAAATATATTCCAGGTTTCTGTGAGTTACCACTGGATGACCAG gttGCCCTGCTAAGAGCACATGCTGGGGAACACCTGTTGCTTGGAGCAGCAAAGCGGTCCATGGCGTATAAGGACATTTTACTTTTAG GCAACAATTACATAATCCATCGCAACAGTACTGAAGTAGAAATCAGCCGAGTGGCAAATCGGATTCTGGATGAATTAGTTCGACCCTTCCAGGAAATTCAAATAGATGACAATGAGTATGCTTGCTTGAAAGCAATTGTGTTTTTTGATCCAG aTGCAAAAGGCCTGAGTAATCCAATGAAGATTAAGAACATGCGGTTCCAAGTCCAGATCAGTTTAGAGGATTATATTAATGACCGTCAGTATGACTCCCGAGGAAGATTTGGTGAACTTCTGCTTCTACTGCCCACACTCCAGAGCATCACTTGGCAAATGATTGAGCAAATACAATTGGTTAAACTATTTGGAATTGTTAAAATTGACAGTTTACTTCAGGAAATGTTACTGGGAG GTACTTCTAATGATGCCAGTCATCTGCATCATCCAATACATCCTCACTTAGCCCAAGATCCATTAACTGGCCAAACTATCCTCATAAGTTCAATGTCTGCTCCTTTACATACAGAACAGATTT CAACTCCAGAAACTCCATtaccttcccctcctcagggctCTGGGCAAGAATACAAAATGTCTACAAATCAGGCTTCAGTCATTGCACAGCAAtctattttgaaacaaaaaccaTTGTGA